The Myxococcales bacterium genomic sequence GATTTATCTGGCCGCTTGAATTTCGAGAGGGGCCGGGCCCCCGGCAGTAAGGCTAAGGACGCAAGGCGGCTTACGTTAGTTGATAGAACATATTTTATCAGACAAATTTGACGCGGAGGGACGTGGCGCTTGTAGTTCCTGTACGCTATCCAGGAGCGTTCCCCCCCGGCGCGACCATACCCAGTCCGCCTGCCGGACAGGCACATCAGCGCCGGCTGCGCGCCACGCTTTTCAACGGCGCTTGGTGGGTGCAGGATTATGTGAGCCCGACCTCCTTCACTTGGCTCGGCTACTATCCGATAGGAAACGCCAGCGGGAAGATACCGTTCGACTTGATCAACGCCTCGGCTTGCGAAACGCACTGGTACGGCGAGGTGTTCGACGCGACCCCCACCAGCTGGCACAATGGTGATCTAGGCAACGGGATTTTGGGCCCCTCCGCGGGTAGCCTCGCCTTCCTCGAAATGATCGTTGAGCGTTCGGTGGGCAACATCTGGTTCAACGGTACTGGCACCGCCACCGACGCGGCCTGCTACAATATGACAGCCGTTCAGAACAATGGTTCAACCAATTGGTTCAACTTTGGAGGGCCTGGCGGTGATGGCGCCGGCTGCAACTGAGCGCGAGCCGACCTGAGCTCCCAGGGTCATGGTGGCCGACGCGTTTGTGCTGCGGCCACCTCAGCCCGAGGTTAAAACATGACGAAACTTTCAGGTGTATCGACTTTGAGGAATGCCGGGTCCCGACTAGCGCCAGGGAAGCGATCCTGCGGGCAAGCACGGCACGCCTCTGTGACGTTCGTGGTCTGGTTCGCTGGACTCTTGGGATGCAGTTCGACCGCTCGCTCCTTGCCTGAGGCAGCCCTCGGTGGATGCAGTACCGACGCGGACTGCAGCGGCGGATTCTGCGACCGGACCGGACAGTGCGGCAGCGTCGACGTGAGTTCGACCGCCCGCTTTGGTGCGCCTTGCACGCTCGCGCCGCGAAATCCGAACGGCACAACCGACGGCAAGCAGAATACTTGTGGTGCTTACCTGTGCATCGACGGCCGCTGCCGATCTTGCGTCGAAGATGGCGAGTGCGAAATTGAATACGGCGCTCCGACCTGTGGCCATCTTCTCGATACCCGCTGGCCTGGGAACCGCTGCGGCAACTATTCGAACGCCGGCGCGAGCCCCGCGATCCGGCGGCAAGATCCGCCGACGATCGCCACAAAGCCCCCCGCGCGGCTTACCGTCGAGGTCGTCAGAACCTATCCCCATTCGCAGCAGGCCCACACCGAAGGTCTCTTATTTCACGATGGCGAGCTGTGGGAAAGCACGGGCACCGTTGGTGATTCTCAGCTGCGCCGGCTCGCGCTCGGTACCGGTGAAGAGGTCGCAGCCGTCCGGCTCGATCAGGACCTCTTCGGTGAAGGGCTCGCGCGTGATGGCGACCGGCTCGTCCAATTGACATTCAGCTCGGGGCGAGCCTTGCTTTGGAGTATGAAGACCCTTGAGCGCGTCGGCGAGTTCGCCTACGAGGGCGAGGGCTGGGGGCTTTGTCATGACGGCAAGTCCTTCGTCATGAGCAACGGCACGAGCTCACTGCAGATCCGCGACTCGGAAACCTTTGCCCTGAAGCACCAGGTCGACGTGCGCACGACCGGTACTCTACCTTTTAGATTTCTTCGACTCAATGAGCTTGAGTGCGTCGACGGTGAAGTCTTGGCCAACGTGTTCGAGTACCGAGAGCTCGTTCGGATCGACCTTGCGAGCGGCGAGATAACCGCCATCATCGACACCAGAAATCTGCTTCGGCATGCTGACGTTTCGTCCGACGCGATCGATGGAGCGCTAGATCTAAACGGGATTGCGTATGTGCCCGAAAGTCAACACTACCTGCTGACGGGCAAGTCTTGGCCGCGAATCTTCGAAGTGCGTTTCGTCGACGATCCTTTGTTTCGCTAGTTCAACAGTTCAACGTACGAGCGGCTTGGGCGTTTCCCTCGCCGCGGCAAGATCGGGCCTTAAACCTCAACGTGCTCTCGCCCTGGAGAACCTGGCACTTTGTCAGCAGTCGCCGTATAGGTGCGCGAAGGCGTGCTGGGAAATGCCGCAGGTGATGAACTCTCGGCGCAAAGGGGCGGGGTAGGCTTGAGAAGCGGCTAACACAAACCAAGGCCGCGACACAGCTAGGGCTTAGCGTGCGCCAAGTGAAGCGCCTGTGCCGGCAGTTCAAAGCCGATGGGTTGTGCGGGCTTATGTCGCGCTAGCGCGGTCGACCGAGCAATCGCAAGCTCACTGCTTAGGCGAAAGGCGGTCGTTGTAGAACTCGTGCGTGAGCGTTACGCGGATTTCGGGCCGAAGCTGGCGCACGAGAAGCTCGTTGAAATCCATGGCATTGACGTGAGCCGTGAGACCGTGCGTGGGTGGCTGGCCGAAGCGGGACTGTGGCTCACCCGTTCGGAGCGCACACGGCGTGTGCATCAGCCCCGGCACCGCCGCCAATGTCTTGGCGAACTCATATAGATTGATGGCTGCGATTATGAGTGGTTCGAGACACGCGCTGGCCGCTGCACAGCATTGGTCTACGTGGACGATGCGACGGGACGGTTGATGCAACTGCGTTTCGTGGTTAGTGAATCGGCCCTTCATTACTTTGCAGCCACGCAGTCGTACCTGGGCCAGCACGGTAATCCCGTGGCGTTTTGCAGCGACAAACACGGGGTGTTCCGCGTGAATCAGGAAGGATCGAGCGGCTGTTCAGCCGGTGTTAGCCAGTTCGGTCGGGCGCTGGCAGCTCTCAATATCGACATCATCTGCGCGAATACGCCGCAGCCCAAAGGACGCGTTGAGCGGATGAACAAGACATTGCAGGACCGGCTCGTCAAGGAAATGCGCCTGCGTGAAATTAGCGTTCTCGAGCCACAGGCGGTTCGGCCCCTTCCATGCACCGTGATGTGATTCGGGAATCATGCACGCAGATTGCATGAAAGAGGGAAATGCAGCTACTGAGGCATCGCGTAGCCGGCGGGTACGGGAATTGTCGGCGCCTTGGCCAACAGCCCAAGCACTTCGCGCGTCAGTTGAGCTGTGTTTGTGAGCAACGCCGCATCGCTGCCGGCAGTTTTCGCCGCTGCCTCAAGACCTGCGGCCCACTCGCCTTGACCGGTGCCTGCGGTGAGTGCCCGTACGTTCACCGTGGCGCTGCCGTTTGATAACGCTCGCTTTTGCCACAACAGCAGCATGCGCATCAGGTTGCTCACGAGGCGCGTGTTCTCTGGTGTGCGGCCTATGGTGGAAGCCGATGGCGTTTTCAAAGCCCATCATGATGTTTCCATGAAGTTCGCCCCCTTCTCCCCATCCTCTGCGCCCACGACCACAAAACACGCTTTGATTTACCTATCGGCTCTGATGAACAGCGTAAGCCCCAGAAAATTCTCTTCGGCCTACGGAGAGGCAGCCGCTCAGACGCTCATCGCACTGAAGACAACATCGGCAGCGTGGGCGCGCTGTGGACCATTGTTAGGGAAACCGCGCCTGGATCGATGATGTTCACTGCCGTTCCAAACTCTGGCCTCATCTCAGGACCACAGTCTGACGAGTCCACGCACTTTACGGCCAATCTGGCTCGGCTCAATACAGTTTTAGTCGACGCCTTTGACACCTTCCAGATGACGGCCACTGGCCCCTCGGTGGAACTGCATGAAGCAACTCGAGTGGGCAATGATCCATTCGACACCGAGCGAAGCGGGAGGTGCGAGTGCGGCGACGTCGTTGGCTTGAATGTTTTGTCGGAGGTGAGCGTGCGAAGGGCGGCGCACATACCGGCAGATCTCTTTGAGACTAAGGAGCTGATCGGAACGCGGCGGGGGTTGCTGCGGCCACGACCCATCCCACTGATGTCAGCCAAGGCATGGAAAGCGATTGCCGCTGCTAAAGTAAGGGGTTTGAACGTAGAGGTTGCGCACTTCGTCTAGAGACCATAGGACGAATAAGCTGCATTTGCGCTTGCGTCAAGAACGGCGAGACGCTTGCACTTGTCCGATAATAACCCCTATGACAACATCGTCTTCCCGCCGATCCCCGGTCACATCGCCGAAGCGTCCTGCCCTTGGCAGGCGTCCCCGATGGAGTCGCCGTTCGTGTCCGCTTGGAACGGGTTAAACGCTGTCGGGCAGTTGTCGACGAGGTCCGCTTGTAGATCCATGTCTACATCTACGAAGTGATACGAGAGAGCCACGACGAAGTCAGTCTTGTCGCCCCCGCGCACGCAGTACGGTGAATAGCTCTCAAGGATGCGCAATTCTTGGCAACAAAACCCCTTCTCGCATCGAGTACCTCATATCGCCCGCACGGAACGTTCTTGGCAACGCAACCGTTGACTTCTAAATGCGTAACCCCCGTGGGGTTCGGGAAGCAGATGGTTGCCGATACTGGACGCGTGGCGCCGGCGCATGTGGCCCTAGCCACCTCCTTCAGCGCATGCCCAAACTTGTCACACGGCACCTCCGTGACATCCGCTCCAAACACCCAGCCCGAGTCTGCGACCGACCCGTCCGGCGCCACACCCGCATCCGTCACCGCCGCGTCTGGAGGATGCGCGTCCGAGGTCACCAAAGGCGGAACGTCCTCCCTGGCGGCGGTATCGTGGCGTTGCTGTGCGTCGACGATGACGATTGTGTTCGCATCCATGGTGTCTGCATCAATGGTGGCGCCTGTCAAGCCGCCGCTATCGTCGTCGCACCCGACCAAGAGAAGCGTCCCTAGAACGAACCTTCCAATTTGCTTTTTCAAGAGAGCACCTTGCGACGAAGGATGAATGCTCCCACACCTACCAGAAGGAGCGCAAGCGCCGGAGCGATGCCTTTGACGGGGACGGGCTTCGGAGTCGCTTCGCATACGTCGCCAATGCCGTCGTTGTCGGTGTCCGCTTGGAAGGGGTTGAACGTCGTTGGACAGTTGTCGACGAGGTCGGGCCGCAAATCACTGTCCGCGTCCCTGAGTGTTTGAGTCGGAATTGGCGTCGCCAGGAAGTCGCTGAAGCCATCAGTTTCAACGCAGTAGGGGTTGAAAGTCAACGTTGTCCGCTTCGTCAGCTCTCCGCAGCAAAGGTCGTTGGACTTCACCTCGAGCGGAAGGCAAACAGCTCTCCTCGAGCAGCGATACACCTTGAAACCAGCACTACCCGTTGGGTTCGGGAAGCAAACCTCGGAACTGCCGACAAGCTCGCCCGTGTTCTGTACGTTGAGGCAAATGGGCAACGCTACGCCTGCCTGAATCCCTTGCTGGAAAGTAGTGCAGTTCCCTGCGGTGACCATCGGGTCAGGTCCGGCGCCATTCTTCGTGACCGAGACCGAAACTGTTCCTTGCGGAGTGCTCGCCGTGGTGACGAGTGTCGTGATCGAGTTTCCGGTGGGCCACACGGCGACTTTGTTCGCGGTGGGCTCCCCGACGGCGACAAGATCCGCAAAGGCGCCGAGCGCTTTGCCGTAGCTCGGCCCCGACGTACCTACGAGGGTATCCGCGGCGTAGGTGAAAGTCTTCGGGTCATGCGGATCCCGCCCTGGCTGCCGTTCCCACTTGAAGCGGTACACGAGGCCCTGGGTGGCACTCTGATCGCTGACGAAGACACTACCTCCCGTGCTAACCACTTGGGTGCCGAAGTTCGAGCTTGCGGTAAACCCGAACGGGAGCGGCCCGTTCGGCAACTCGATGGGCATCTTGCTGAGGGCCGCAATGCCGGTCGTCCGATTGTAGGTCTCGTAAAGCGCGACCTTCCCAGCGTTTTGCACGGCAGGCAACCCGACCGCCGGCAGTAAGGCTAAGGACGCAAGGCGGCTTACGTTAGTTGATAGAACATATTTTATCAGACAAATTTGACGCGGAGGGACGTGGCGCTTGTAGTTCCTGTACGCACGGCGTACATGTTTATTCCCGACGACGCGCGTGTGCGCGCTTCGGCGTTTACGATCGCCGAACAACGCCGGCACAGCTTAAGGAAGAAAGACAACCCCGACGAGACGTGGGGCCACGACGCCGCCGCCAAGGAAGCTGCACCCAAAGAGCCCGACTTGCTTGACGATCAGCTGTCGCTGTTTGCGGCTTTGTCAGCGGTGCCGCTGGACGATCAGGGGCGGCCTTTGGATGAGCAGCGCGTGTTCGAGGACGCGGGCGAGGAGATCCCCGACTTGGTGGGCTTCGGCGGCGAGCCGGCGACAGCGCCGTTGGAGACCGCATGGGAATCCATCGCGCCTTTGCCGTTGCCCGAGCCCGAGCCCGCCCCTGCGCCCTTGCCGGCTGGCAGCCCGTTGGCAAGGCGCCGCGATCTGCGGGAAAAAAACAGCGCGATTGTGCGTGAGTTGGTGCACCTGACGGGGCGTCGCCATGCCGACGTCAATGGCGACCTCAATCGCAAATCAGGCGTCAAGCGCATCAGTGAGGCTTCCATTCGGCAATTGGAAAAACGCCTGGAAGCGGCGCAGGCTTGGCTGCGCAAGCTGTAGCCCGGCAACCTGCGCGACCGAGCGTCCCCAGGACGGGGTGACGTTTCAATGCTGGCCTCGCGCAAGATGTCTTTTGGCATTCAGGCCACCTGTTGGGCGGCCTTCACCATTTCGATGGGCGTTTCTCAATCGTCGGCGTTGTCGTCATCGTCGGCGTTGTCGTCATCGTCGGCGTTGTCGTCATCGTCGGCGTTGTCGTCATCGTCGGCGTTGTCGTCATCGTCGGCGTTGTCGTCATCGTCGGCGTTGTCGTCATCGTCGGCGTTGTCGTCATCGTCGGCGTTGTCGTCATCGTCGGCGTTGTCGTCGTCGTCGTCGTTTGAGCCCGGGGCGCCTGCCGAGCCGCCTGTGCCCGGCGCCATGCCGCCGCTGCCGCCGCTGCCGCCAGTGGAGGGGGAATTGCCGCCCGCCCCGCCAGCGCTAGGAACCCCATTGCCCCCGTTTCCGCCTGCGGCGTTATCTGTGCCGCCTGGGGTGTTTTGACCCTCGCCGGACGTTTCCTTTTCGTCTTCGTCGTCGTCCGAGCACCCCGCTGTCGTCATGCCAGAGGCTACCAGCGCAAGCACCAGCAAAACAGAGCGCCCGCAAGCCAGCGGTTGTCGGAGGCCACGGCCCATGAGCCTTTTCACGAGCGGGGCCCCGAGGATTGAGTGGGAGAGGAGCGAAAAGCGGCTCCGGTGAGCAACGAAAAACCGTGTTGTCATGGAGAGGGGGGAGACCCGTGTGGCGCCGATCGGGTCACCGGAAAACGTCGCGGCCGTCCGATTTTGTCCGACCAATCATGCCCGGCTCATGCCCGGCGTGGCTGCGCATGCCGCCGCTTGCCACCAAGCGCCAACCAGTTTAGACCAGAACCAGGGCACCCAGGACGGCCACGCCTACCCCTATAACGATGCCGATGGCGAGGCCAAGTTTGTGTTTGTTTGGGGGGATGGGCGCGCCAGGGTCTTCTGCCACCTCGGGCGCCGCCAACACTTCAATCCCCTTCATCGTGACCGCCACGGCCTGCGAGTTGTAAAATCCAATGATCTTCTTGAGTAAGGCAGCGTAGGGCTCGGCGGCCGGAATGGGGCCCGTGCCCTTGAAGCGAGCGTCGACCATCTGACAGAAGCCCTCAAACGAGCGCAACTCAGCCGTCTTCGCTTTGGCATCAACCGAGCCCATGACGAGCGTGGGGCCAGCGGCTTGCGCAGGCACCAGCTTGATGTGCTGAACCGACTGTTTGCCTCCGCCCGTCGATTCGCCTTCGGGGGTGGACAACTGCGGCCGATAATCGCCCTGGCTGGTTGGCAAGCGAATGGGGCCCAAGAGGGCCTCGAACATCTCAGCCTGAGACAGCGCTTGCGCAGCAAACATGGTGTGCTTGACCGTGGACATTCAACCGCTCCCTCTTCGTTGAGCCTCCGCTCGTGCCGTCCCTGGTTGTCGGCAGCGGGGACGCGCGGCTTGAGCCCAGAGCAAAACCGAATGACGGTCGTGCGACAGGGCCTCAGGGGCGCGCGACGAAGGCGTAGCTTGTGCCGTTGTTTTGAAGCGAGCGCACACGCTTTAGGTCAAGCACGCCTGCGGCGACTTCTCGTGCATAGACATGGTACGCACGCGGGTCGGCACCCTGGGATCGAAGCGTCAAACTTGTGTCGGCCCACCCGTCGGCAGCGACCCACGCGGGAGGCGCCGCGCGCGCCCGCTCGTCGAGCAGCAGGTAAACGGTGGCACGGCGGTCCACCCGAACGCGGTAGATGACCGCGTTTTCGGGGCCGTTGCGCGCGTCTTTGTCATCGCGGGATGTCAGGAGGTAGGTGGTTCCCGTTAGCGCCGGAGGTACCTGATCCCAGTTCGAGTTCCTGTCTAGGTTTTGTCGTGCACCATTGACAAGCCCCTGGGGTTGAACGACGGGGCGCACTTCTTTTCCCAAGTATTCCTCAAGCATGACAGTCACAGGCGCAACCTTGCACGTCCCTTGCTCGCAGCTGGCCCCCGGCGCGCAATCTGCCGCCACGCTACAAACGGATTTGCAGGCATTGTTGTCACCGCAGGTATAAGGGGCGCAGGCTTTGAACAATGCGGGTGCACAAGTTCCGTTGCGGCAGGTCGCCGCCTCAAATTGCTGCCCGTTTTCGCAGCGCGAGGCCTGACAGATGGCGTTGGGCGCGAACGAAGCGCACCCACCCGCGCCATCGCATAGACCATTGCGCCCGCAGGTCGCCCGGCAGTAAGGCTAAGGACGCAAGGCGGCTTACGTTAGTTGATAGAACATATTTTATCAGACCGGCAGTAAGGCTAAGGACGCAAGGCGGCTTACGTTAGTTGATAGAACATATTTTATCAGACAAATTTGACGCGGAGGGACGTGGCGCTTGTAGTTCCTGTACGCCGCCGATGTTGATCCGAGTGGCGAGCTATCGGTCGCAGGGCTCGTTCAGGAGTTCGGTTCGGCAGGAATCTCGACCCTCCCAACAAGGGGGGGCACCGAGGTGCGTGACATCGTTGAACTGAACACCGCAATCGCCGCGCTCTTGAGCACCGACTGTACGATCGTCATGCTCGACCATTCAGGGGTCGTTGTCGAATCGTTCCCCAAAGGGGTCCTCTTCCAGGAGCTTGGATGCGAGGGGGCCCGGATGATCTGGGAACCTAATTTAGAGCTGATGCTGCTCGCGAGTAAACCACAGGACGGATCTTTTATTGCGGTTCGGTCTATGACCGGCCAGGGCTTGAAAGGGGCTTATTTTGAGGTCGCTGACTTAGGCCAGGCAGGAATCACCCTCTTGGGGCTCAGTTCGCTTGGACCCGTTCTTGGCGGATTTTACCCGTCCACTAAGAACAAAGACGAGGATGCATTCCTAGTGACACTGAACCTGTCTTCCGGAGATCTGACGGGATCCATCTACAGAGCGGTTCGGGCAGGTAACGACTATCCCTTGGCCCTGGCTGACGACAACGGTTCCGTAGACATCGTTGGCGTAGCCTCGTCAGAGGGCGGCTTAGGTGCCGAGACCTATTTCTCGGCGGTCCTGTCGAAATTCGGCATAGAGAAGTTGAGCGAAAGCGTGGGCCCGGGGGATTCGTTTGGGTACACCTTCGCCTCTGCTCAGTTGCCGCGGGTCAAGATTGCGCCTGAGCGCACCCGGTATTTGATGACGTCGATCTTGCCCACCGGTGCTGTACCATCTGAGACGATCTTCGGCGTATTTTCTTTTGGCTTAGAAGGACAGCCCAGGTCGGCATTTGGGGAAAAGGGAGTGGTACGGCTTCCAGACCCGAGCATAGCCTGGACGGATTTTGTTTTGGACGATGGCGATCTCGTTTTCGTCGGCTACCGCGAAACCGGCCAGCAACCTGGAATCTACATGACCGTGCTCGATCGAAACACGGGCAACGTACGATCGCCGTTCATAACGACTGGTGCTGTGGCCATTCCTGGGACCAAAGGGCTGATTCCCAAGTTTGTCATACCCGCTAAGGACAGGCGCTTTCTCATTGCGGGTGACCATGCGGTGACGAGTGAGTTCCCCTTCGTCTTGAAGGTTTGGCTGGACCGTACCCCTTGAAGGGCATCACACTCAGCGCGGCCAACGAGTGAGCGTTTGAGACCTTCAAGGCAGCTTGTAAAAAAAGTTGGACCGTTTGAAGCCCTTCACGGGTCTCCTCGCCGATGGCGATGGCGCTGGAAGACGAACAGCCTGATCCGAAAGGTCTAGAGCTAAAGCTCGCGTCACTTTATCGAGAGAACCGTGGCACCGTTGCCCGCTGGATCCGCCGCCGGCTTCCGAGGGACGCCGACGTAGACGACGTGGTGCAAGAGATTTTCCTAACGGCTTGGCGATCGTTGTCACGTTTTC encodes the following:
- a CDS encoding thrombospondin type 3 repeat-containing protein encodes the protein MVTAGNCTTFQQGIQAGVALPICLNVQNTGELVGSSEVCFPNPTGSAGFKVYRCSRRAVCLPLEVKSNDLCCGELTKRTTLTFNPYCVETDGFSDFLATPIPTQTLRDADSDLRPDLVDNCPTTFNPFQADTDNDGIGDVCEATPKPVPVKGIAPALALLLVGVGAFILRRKVLS
- a CDS encoding glutaminyl-peptide cyclotransferase, which encodes MSSTARFGAPCTLAPRNPNGTTDGKQNTCGAYLCIDGRCRSCVEDGECEIEYGAPTCGHLLDTRWPGNRCGNYSNAGASPAIRRQDPPTIATKPPARLTVEVVRTYPHSQQAHTEGLLFHDGELWESTGTVGDSQLRRLALGTGEEVAAVRLDQDLFGEGLARDGDRLVQLTFSSGRALLWSMKTLERVGEFAYEGEGWGLCHDGKSFVMSNGTSSLQIRDSETFALKHQVDVRTTGTLPFRFLRLNELECVDGEVLANVFEYRELVRIDLASGEITAIIDTRNLLRHADVSSDAIDGALDLNGIAYVPESQHYLLTGKSWPRIFEVRFVDDPLFR
- a CDS encoding thrombospondin type 3 repeat-containing protein; amino-acid sequence: MDLQADLVDNCPTAFNPFQADTNGDSIGDACQGQDASAM